Proteins encoded within one genomic window of Rhizobium sp. ZPR4:
- a CDS encoding ATP-binding protein, with the protein MKPWREVAVPHQDVLEGTFQQSEFAADITAVNTGRASREYQDAAAFFDRTFITEGMGLLLTQVAQRLAGRGGEPVVQLQTAFGGGKTHTMLAVYHLATRKCALSDLSGIPALVDRAGLMEVPQTRVAVLDGTANAPGQPWKRGSQTIKTLWGEMAWQLGGAEAFALVAEADATGTSPGKDVLRELLERHAPCVVLIDELVAYIRQFPESQAISGGSYDTNLSFVQALTEAVKLVPRAIVLASLPESDLEAGSQRGVTALRALEKTFGRVQALWKPVATEEAFEIVRRRLFEPVRDEKAREAACRAFADAYIAEGVKLPAETQERHYYERLLHAYPIHPEVFDRLYEDWTTIDGFQRTRGVLKLMAKVIYRLWKDDNKDLLIMPGSLPLHDGSSRNELTYYLSAGWDAVIERDIDGDRAETTALENKEPRFGQVGAARRIARTVFLGSAPSSVASKVAARGLDRARIILGCLQPGQTASVYADALGRLADRLHYLNASGDKSQDTTRFWFDTRANLRREMEDRKRRFDDRSEVRGKIAEALKKTVGNVTSFNGVHIFTPHGDVPDDTALRLLVLPPETWYAREENRLAFEAVLEIIGKNGTKPRYRSNRLLFLAPDHGALSRLNDATRVALAWGSIVEDVKEGRLNIDLLQKNQAEKELKSAEEALPRVVRECYRWLLCPMQDAPTDPKPGVEAFALNTTGDSVGSEIERVCIDNELVIPTWSPIHLRAKLKELYWKGGQSTANAASFYEDTLRYLYLPRLKTRDVLAQAVRAGAASRDFFGTAYGEADDRFEGFSFGGGNVVFDDTLLLIEPQAARDYEDATRPAPAPVPAATPTDTTSSGLAVEPSAYVPNGGGTTHEPVIAPAPAAAKPKTFYGSAEVPPATAKMRLVQIAEEIVSVLTSDPNATVRLVVEISAEFPDGASDGVRRAVLENARSLGLKSADWE; encoded by the coding sequence ATGAAACCTTGGAGAGAAGTGGCTGTACCCCACCAGGACGTGCTTGAGGGAACTTTCCAGCAATCGGAGTTCGCGGCAGACATCACAGCGGTCAACACGGGCAGGGCCAGCCGTGAATATCAGGATGCTGCCGCTTTCTTCGACCGTACATTCATCACCGAGGGAATGGGGCTTCTGCTGACGCAGGTCGCGCAACGCCTTGCCGGCCGGGGCGGCGAGCCGGTCGTGCAGCTTCAGACCGCATTCGGCGGCGGCAAGACCCACACCATGCTCGCCGTCTATCACCTCGCGACCCGCAAATGTGCCTTGTCCGACCTCTCCGGCATTCCAGCGCTTGTCGATCGTGCCGGTTTGATGGAAGTGCCTCAGACTCGCGTCGCGGTGCTTGATGGTACCGCAAACGCTCCGGGCCAGCCGTGGAAGCGCGGAAGCCAGACGATCAAGACCCTCTGGGGCGAGATGGCGTGGCAGCTCGGCGGTGCTGAAGCCTTCGCGCTTGTCGCCGAGGCTGATGCCACCGGCACATCCCCGGGTAAGGACGTTCTGCGGGAGCTTCTTGAGCGGCACGCTCCGTGCGTCGTCCTGATCGACGAGTTGGTTGCCTATATTCGCCAATTTCCGGAATCGCAGGCGATTAGCGGTGGAAGTTACGACACCAACCTATCCTTCGTGCAGGCTCTCACCGAAGCGGTGAAGCTGGTACCGCGTGCCATCGTGCTCGCGTCCTTGCCGGAATCTGATCTTGAAGCGGGTAGTCAGCGCGGTGTCACCGCGCTGCGCGCCCTCGAAAAGACGTTCGGGCGTGTGCAGGCGCTTTGGAAGCCTGTCGCGACCGAAGAAGCCTTCGAGATTGTGCGCCGGCGGCTGTTCGAGCCGGTGCGCGATGAGAAGGCCCGTGAAGCCGCGTGCCGCGCCTTCGCTGATGCCTATATCGCCGAGGGCGTGAAGCTCCCGGCCGAAACGCAGGAACGGCATTACTACGAGCGCCTATTGCACGCCTATCCGATCCACCCAGAGGTGTTCGATCGCCTTTATGAAGACTGGACCACCATCGACGGATTTCAACGGACGCGCGGTGTCCTGAAACTCATGGCGAAGGTCATCTACCGGCTGTGGAAGGACGACAACAAAGACTTGCTGATCATGCCCGGCAGTCTGCCGCTCCATGATGGCAGCAGCCGCAATGAGCTGACCTACTACTTGTCCGCAGGCTGGGATGCGGTGATCGAGCGCGACATCGATGGCGACCGCGCTGAGACGACAGCTTTGGAGAACAAAGAGCCACGCTTCGGCCAGGTGGGGGCGGCCCGACGCATTGCGCGGACAGTTTTTCTCGGTAGCGCCCCATCTTCGGTCGCGTCCAAGGTTGCCGCGCGTGGCCTTGATCGCGCTCGTATCATTCTCGGTTGTCTCCAGCCGGGCCAGACCGCATCTGTCTATGCCGATGCGCTTGGTCGGCTTGCCGACCGACTGCATTATCTGAACGCTTCCGGCGACAAGAGTCAGGACACGACCCGCTTTTGGTTCGATACCCGCGCGAATTTGCGAAGAGAGATGGAGGACCGCAAACGCCGGTTTGACGATCGGTCTGAGGTGCGCGGCAAGATCGCCGAGGCTTTGAAAAAGACGGTCGGAAACGTGACGTCCTTCAATGGCGTGCATATTTTCACGCCTCATGGCGACGTGCCGGACGATACCGCCCTGCGCTTGCTCGTCCTGCCGCCGGAGACTTGGTACGCTCGAGAGGAAAACCGCCTTGCCTTTGAAGCGGTGCTGGAGATCATTGGCAAGAACGGCACAAAGCCGCGCTATCGCAGCAATCGACTGCTCTTCCTTGCCCCCGACCATGGCGCACTTTCTCGTCTCAATGATGCAACGCGCGTCGCTCTCGCTTGGGGTTCAATTGTCGAGGACGTCAAGGAAGGCCGGCTCAACATTGACCTCTTGCAGAAGAACCAGGCCGAGAAGGAGCTGAAGAGTGCTGAGGAAGCGCTCCCGCGGGTCGTCCGCGAATGCTACAGATGGCTGCTCTGCCCCATGCAGGATGCGCCCACCGATCCCAAGCCCGGCGTTGAGGCGTTTGCTCTCAACACCACTGGCGATTCGGTCGGCAGCGAGATCGAGCGCGTCTGCATCGACAACGAGCTGGTGATTCCCACCTGGTCGCCGATCCATCTGCGGGCAAAGTTAAAGGAACTCTACTGGAAGGGCGGTCAGAGCACGGCGAACGCAGCCAGCTTTTACGAGGACACACTTCGCTATCTCTATCTCCCACGTCTCAAGACGCGGGATGTTCTCGCTCAGGCGGTCCGCGCCGGCGCGGCCAGCCGGGATTTCTTCGGCACAGCCTACGGCGAAGCCGATGACAGGTTCGAGGGCTTCTCCTTTGGCGGGGGCAATGTCGTCTTCGACGACACTTTGCTCCTGATCGAGCCGCAGGCGGCCCGAGACTACGAGGATGCAACGCGGCCAGCGCCGGCTCCCGTTCCGGCTGCAACCCCTACGGACACGACCTCAAGTGGCCTGGCCGTGGAGCCGAGCGCTTACGTTCCTAATGGTGGCGGCACAACGCACGAGCCGGTGATCGCGCCTGCACCGGCCGCGGCGAAGCCGAAAACTTTCTATGGCTCGGCCGAAGTCCCCCCCGCGACCGCTAAGATGCGCCTTGTCCAGATCGCCGAGGAGATAGTGTCGGTGCTCACCTCCGACCCGAATGCGACCGTCCGCCTTGTGGTGGAAATCTCGGCCGAGTTTCCAGACGGGGCAAGCGACGGCGTGAGACGTGCAGTCTTGGAGAACGCACGTAGCCTCGGCCTGAAATCGGCCGATTGGGAGTGA